A genomic region of Desulfobacterales bacterium contains the following coding sequences:
- a CDS encoding DUF3786 domain-containing protein, giving the protein MPRPVEGYGYHSETSFSGRVEQLRVSSLKLGGIPSGDFPAFDLAMQFSALPRVPVVLRYNDADGPYPAQCSILFRRSAEIFLDLESVGIAGTLLTGSLIKPCASNHKRKELK; this is encoded by the coding sequence ATGCCGCGACCGGTTGAAGGATACGGATATCACAGCGAAACCTCATTTTCCGGCAGAGTGGAACAGCTCCGGGTTTCTTCCCTTAAATTGGGCGGGATCCCTTCGGGCGACTTCCCGGCATTCGACCTTGCCATGCAGTTTAGTGCCCTTCCCCGGGTCCCTGTGGTCCTGCGCTACAATGACGCAGACGGCCCCTATCCGGCTCAATGCAGCATCCTGTTCAGGCGGTCTGCAGAAATTTTTCTGGACCTTGAATCCGTCGGCATTGCCGGAACGCTTCTCACCGGGAGCCTCATCAAACCCTGCGCGTCTAATCATAAGAGAAAGGAGCTCAAATGA
- a CDS encoding DsbA family protein, protein MTGCIERLKKEYEIETRWVAYPLRPDTPEEGLSLEQVFAGSGKDIHEMNIRLKKAAKAAGLPFGHRTMTFNSRFAHEVGKWAESRDYGDDFHKAVFTAYFAEGKNIGRVPVLMDIVGAVGLPRQEARQVIDSRAFAPAVDEDWLRAQQVDPEYIPSLMINGRLAVNPQQYDLFRQFMRDNHIQKRPVTG, encoded by the coding sequence ATTACCGGGTGTATTGAAAGGCTTAAGAAGGAATACGAGATCGAAACACGCTGGGTTGCTTACCCGCTCCGGCCGGATACGCCGGAGGAGGGGCTTTCACTCGAACAGGTATTCGCAGGCAGCGGCAAGGATATTCATGAGATGAATATCCGCCTCAAAAAAGCCGCCAAAGCGGCCGGACTGCCGTTCGGACACCGGACCATGACATTCAATAGCCGCTTTGCCCATGAAGTCGGCAAATGGGCTGAATCCCGAGACTATGGGGATGATTTTCATAAGGCTGTGTTCACCGCTTATTTTGCAGAGGGAAAAAATATCGGCCGCGTTCCTGTTCTTATGGATATCGTCGGCGCCGTGGGACTTCCGCGTCAGGAAGCCCGGCAGGTAATTGACTCCCGGGCCTTTGCCCCTGCAGTCGATGAGGACTGGCTGCGCGCCCAACAGGTCGACCCGGAGTATATCCCTTCTCTGATGATAAACGGCCGCTTGGCGGTTAACCCGCAACAGTATGACCTGTTCAGACAGTTTATGCGCGACAACCATATTCAGAAACGCCCGGTAACGGGCTGA
- a CDS encoding OsmC family protein, giving the protein MMGTLAAVLAGKKIPTPEDRYWATVEGDIESVNEVLKITRIRVKYHLKIPGEKRADAQEAFSAYITRCPAAQSVIGCIDIKDDIEIEETAA; this is encoded by the coding sequence ATGATGGGGACACTGGCCGCGGTGCTGGCCGGAAAAAAGATTCCCACGCCTGAAGACCGTTACTGGGCAACCGTCGAGGGGGATATCGAAAGTGTAAATGAAGTGCTAAAAATCACACGGATACGGGTCAAATACCACCTGAAGATCCCCGGGGAAAAGCGCGCCGATGCCCAGGAAGCGTTTTCCGCTTACATTACGAGATGCCCTGCGGCCCAGAGCGTGATCGGGTGCATCGATATCAAGGATGATATCGAAATCGAGGAAACGGCTGCCTGA
- a CDS encoding dienelactone hydrolase family protein, with protein sequence MKRYFLYMILILAVPSFVFGAAGSAVTYQVDGKSYEGYYASPSGKAPLVLLIHDWDGLTDYEVKRADMLAELGHAVFAVDLFGAGVRPTEVKDKRQHTGELYKDRAKMRALMQAALDTAKSRGADVKNAVPAGYCFGGAAVLELARSGADLKGFATFHGGLQTPEGQDYSKTRGEILIMHGTADSAITMDAFAGLAKELESTGVLHEMISYGGAQHGFTVFGEGRYQEAADRKSWKRFQEFLSQRLK encoded by the coding sequence ATGAAACGCTACTTTTTATATATGATATTAATTCTGGCGGTTCCGAGCTTCGTATTCGGCGCTGCCGGTTCAGCGGTGACTTATCAGGTGGATGGAAAATCATATGAAGGGTACTACGCCAGCCCTTCCGGAAAGGCGCCGCTGGTTTTGCTGATTCATGATTGGGATGGGCTGACAGATTACGAGGTCAAGCGGGCTGATATGCTTGCGGAACTGGGCCATGCTGTTTTTGCCGTCGATTTATTCGGCGCCGGCGTGCGGCCGACCGAGGTCAAGGACAAACGCCAGCACACCGGTGAACTTTATAAGGACAGGGCAAAAATGCGGGCATTGATGCAGGCGGCCCTGGATACGGCAAAGAGCAGAGGGGCCGATGTTAAAAATGCGGTTCCCGCCGGCTATTGCTTCGGGGGCGCAGCGGTGCTCGAACTGGCGCGATCAGGAGCGGATCTGAAAGGGTTTGCCACGTTTCACGGCGGACTGCAGACGCCGGAAGGGCAGGATTACAGTAAAACCCGCGGGGAAATTCTGATTATGCACGGGACGGCGGATTCGGCCATTACCATGGATGCTTTTGCCGGCTTGGCCAAAGAATTGGAATCGACCGGCGTTCTCCACGAAATGATATCCTACGGCGGCGCACAGCATGGTTTTACCGTTTTCGGGGAAGGCCGCTACCAGGAAGCGGCGGACAGAAAATCCTGGAAACGCTTTCAGGAATTTTTGTCCCAACGGTTGAAGTGA
- a CDS encoding CBS domain-containing protein, with amino-acid sequence MNTDFQTLRPTDTLAEAVNCFYKASAALKRKVFGLMVTNETGSLAGILSMYDILMLIQPKHIHIWGEMDDLDPNLLFDDLSIRVRSIRVGDIMTADVITIEPDTHIMVIVDLMIRKHIRRIPVIEDGKIIGIVYISDVFYYLLQKLIK; translated from the coding sequence ATGAATACGGACTTTCAAACCTTACGCCCGACGGACACCCTGGCCGAAGCGGTTAATTGTTTTTATAAAGCCAGTGCCGCCTTAAAGCGAAAAGTATTCGGGCTAATGGTCACGAATGAAACGGGATCGCTTGCGGGCATCCTGTCCATGTATGACATCCTGATGCTGATTCAGCCCAAACATATTCATATCTGGGGTGAAATGGACGATCTTGATCCGAATCTTCTCTTTGACGATCTGTCCATTCGCGTCAGATCCATCCGGGTCGGCGACATTATGACGGCAGATGTAATCACCATCGAACCGGATACCCACATCATGGTTATCGTCGATCTGATGATTCGCAAACATATCCGAAGAATCCCCGTAATTGAAGACGGCAAGATCATCGGAATCGTCTATATTTCTGATGTTTTTTACTATCTGCTGCAAAAGCTGATAAAATAA
- a CDS encoding CBS domain-containing protein produces the protein MAIVKTRSVISGIPVKEAMRKQVIRLSLDTIITKCIGTLIKHKINTVLLTDRNGQAVGLVSKTDLIGAFYAGLSAETPLESIFVSPLLYCFPHDQLETALDTMQQNGVHQLYVLESESKQAVGILSYSDIVGLLYRYCRECSKSAVKGRLDQGAIETRQRLIVEDVMTPAVTYYLEEDRIEQVIDGLFAQHLGAVLIRNALGKPTGVISKTDLIIAYNHGIAPDIAASEIMNSPVQSCDRSDLLSHALQLMLLKDVQRLFVHGKDADDIIGILALSDAARFRAGSCRACIPGRIITGL, from the coding sequence ATGGCTATCGTAAAAACCAGAAGCGTTATAAGCGGTATTCCCGTCAAAGAGGCCATGCGAAAGCAGGTCATCCGGCTGTCCCTGGATACAATCATCACCAAATGCATCGGCACACTGATTAAGCATAAAATCAACACCGTACTGTTAACAGACCGGAACGGTCAGGCCGTCGGCCTGGTGTCCAAAACCGATCTCATAGGCGCTTTTTACGCCGGGCTCTCGGCGGAAACACCTCTGGAAAGTATTTTTGTCAGCCCGCTGCTCTATTGCTTTCCCCACGACCAGCTTGAGACAGCCCTGGACACCATGCAGCAAAACGGCGTTCACCAGTTATATGTCTTAGAATCTGAGTCTAAACAGGCCGTCGGCATTTTATCCTATTCCGATATCGTGGGTCTTCTCTACCGATACTGCCGCGAGTGCAGCAAAAGCGCCGTAAAGGGAAGACTGGACCAGGGAGCAATCGAAACCCGACAGCGACTGATCGTAGAAGACGTGATGACCCCTGCGGTTACCTATTATCTGGAAGAAGACCGGATTGAGCAGGTCATCGACGGGCTTTTCGCCCAGCATTTGGGCGCCGTTTTGATTCGAAACGCCCTGGGAAAACCCACCGGTGTCATCTCCAAGACGGACCTCATCATCGCTTACAATCATGGGATTGCCCCGGATATTGCCGCCAGCGAAATCATGAATTCCCCGGTGCAGTCCTGCGACCGGTCCGACCTGCTGTCGCATGCGCTCCAACTGATGCTGCTCAAAGATGTGCAACGGTTGTTTGTACACGGGAAGGATGCCGACGATATCATCGGCATCCTTGCGCTGTCGGATGCCGCCCGCTTTCGGGCCGGGTCGTGTCGCGCCTGTATCCCCGGGCGGATCATCACAGGCCTATAG